Proteins encoded together in one Canis aureus isolate CA01 chromosome 21, VMU_Caureus_v.1.0, whole genome shotgun sequence window:
- the SPDYC gene encoding speedy protein C isoform X1 → MSDAQDFATFPVVATQVKLGGWSHQGGGSGSVHPRRHQELQAFLNLLEHSFLQEFLSRDPCFQISDKYLLAMVLVYFRRANLKLSEYTHSNLFLALFLANDMEEDLEDPKCVIFLWALGKDWRCRVADFLHQRDKLWARMGFRAMVSRQCCEEVMAKEPSHWAWTRERRPHHGGAQRGCTKPRVALPGGPGLSPPACSLCSLPSSPSHCSHQPHPLPVLFKCPSPNPERHCPDPQACLSVAGDPLGGGFLIILPPQLQLEPGTYTLHILPKPPPCPGH, encoded by the exons ATGAGTGACGCTCAAGACTTTGCCACTTTCCCAGTGGTTGCCACCCAGGTGAAGCTGGGGGGCTGGAGCCATCAAGGTGGGGGTAGTGGGTCTGTTCATCCACGCCGGCACCAGGAGCTCCAGGCTTTTCTCAACCTTCTGG AGCACAGTTTCCTCCAGGAATTCCTTTCCAGAGATCCCTGTTTCCAGATTTCGGATAAG TATCTCCTGGCCATGGTGCTGGTCTACTTTCGGCGTGCCAACCTGAAGCTCAGCGAGTACACCCATAGCAACTTGTTCTTGGCCCT GTTTCTTGCAAACGACATGGAGGAGGATCTTGAGGACCCTAAATGTGTGATTTTCCTGTGGGCCCTGGGAAAAGATTGGCGTTGTCGGGTAGCAGACTTCCTACATCAAAGGGATAAGCTGTGGGCCCGGATGGGCTTCCGGGCCATGGTGAGCCGCCAGTGCTGTGAGGAG GTCATGGCCAAGGAGCCGTCCCACTGGGCCTGGACTCGAGAGCGGCGTCCCCACCACGGTGGGGCTCAGAGGGGCTGCACAAAACCCCGAGTTGCCCTCCCCGGGGGCCCCGGCCTCTCACCACCTGCCTGTTCCCTCTGTAGTTTGCCCTCTTCCCCCAGCCACTGCAGCCACCAGCCCCACCCCTTGCCTGTCTTGTTCAAGTGTCCTTCCCCAAACCCTGAGCGACACTGCCCTGACCCGCAAGCTTGTCTTTCGGTGGCTGGAGACCCCTTGGGGGGGGGCTTCCTCATCATCCTGCCCCCCCAACTGCAACTAGAGCCAGGCACCTACACTCTCCATA TCCTCCCGAAGCCTCCACCATGCCCTGGGCACTGA
- the SPDYC gene encoding speedy protein C isoform X2, whose product MSDAQDFATFPVVATQVKLGGWSHQGGGSGSVHPRRHQELQAFLNLLEHSFLQEFLSRDPCFQISDKYLLAMVLVYFRRANLKLSEYTHSNLFLALFLANDMEEDLEDPKCVIFLWALGKDWRCRVADFLHQRDKLWARMGFRAMVMAKEPSHWAWTRERRPHHGGAQRGCTKPRVALPGGPGLSPPACSLCSLPSSPSHCSHQPHPLPVLFKCPSPNPERHCPDPQACLSVAGDPLGGGFLIILPPQLQLEPGTYTLHILPKPPPCPGH is encoded by the exons ATGAGTGACGCTCAAGACTTTGCCACTTTCCCAGTGGTTGCCACCCAGGTGAAGCTGGGGGGCTGGAGCCATCAAGGTGGGGGTAGTGGGTCTGTTCATCCACGCCGGCACCAGGAGCTCCAGGCTTTTCTCAACCTTCTGG AGCACAGTTTCCTCCAGGAATTCCTTTCCAGAGATCCCTGTTTCCAGATTTCGGATAAG TATCTCCTGGCCATGGTGCTGGTCTACTTTCGGCGTGCCAACCTGAAGCTCAGCGAGTACACCCATAGCAACTTGTTCTTGGCCCT GTTTCTTGCAAACGACATGGAGGAGGATCTTGAGGACCCTAAATGTGTGATTTTCCTGTGGGCCCTGGGAAAAGATTGGCGTTGTCGGGTAGCAGACTTCCTACATCAAAGGGATAAGCTGTGGGCCCGGATGGGCTTCCGGGCCATG GTCATGGCCAAGGAGCCGTCCCACTGGGCCTGGACTCGAGAGCGGCGTCCCCACCACGGTGGGGCTCAGAGGGGCTGCACAAAACCCCGAGTTGCCCTCCCCGGGGGCCCCGGCCTCTCACCACCTGCCTGTTCCCTCTGTAGTTTGCCCTCTTCCCCCAGCCACTGCAGCCACCAGCCCCACCCCTTGCCTGTCTTGTTCAAGTGTCCTTCCCCAAACCCTGAGCGACACTGCCCTGACCCGCAAGCTTGTCTTTCGGTGGCTGGAGACCCCTTGGGGGGGGGCTTCCTCATCATCCTGCCCCCCCAACTGCAACTAGAGCCAGGCACCTACACTCTCCATA TCCTCCCGAAGCCTCCACCATGCCCTGGGCACTGA